From a single Chloracidobacterium thermophilum B genomic region:
- the hpnH gene encoding adenosyl-hopene transferase HpnH, translating into MRFPLQFTLAQARHRARMERLGRKRYPTVLMLEPLYTCNLACLGCSTERYTGKLSDRLPPEKCFAAVDACGAPIVNICGGEPCLYPELKELLEGLFARDKHVIFCTNALKLEEKLFGVVPPTHRLLLMIHLDGMRETHDYVTNRAGVFDKAIDAIRKAKKLGYNVYLNTTVFRETRIEEVEQLCQLVDELGANGILISPGYEYQSVKNDIFLNREQTHEKFRAIRAFAKKYKINATPKFLDFAAGLIELPCAPWSTVNYTPKGWKAPCYLIEGEGYFQDFETFWNTVDWNYWESRQDPRCVNCKMHSGSEHSAVEEAMKTLRGKLQLAAWSLGMGV; encoded by the coding sequence ATGCGCTTCCCCCTCCAGTTCACGCTTGCGCAAGCGCGCCACCGCGCCAGAATGGAACGCCTTGGTCGGAAACGTTACCCGACCGTGCTCATGCTTGAACCGCTCTACACCTGCAACCTTGCCTGCCTGGGCTGCTCAACCGAGCGTTACACCGGCAAACTCTCCGACCGGTTGCCACCGGAAAAATGCTTTGCCGCCGTGGACGCCTGTGGCGCGCCTATTGTCAACATCTGTGGCGGCGAGCCATGCCTGTACCCGGAACTCAAAGAACTGCTCGAAGGGCTGTTTGCCCGCGACAAGCACGTGATCTTCTGCACCAATGCGCTCAAGCTCGAAGAAAAACTCTTCGGCGTCGTGCCGCCCACCCACCGGCTGCTGCTGATGATTCATCTCGATGGCATGCGCGAAACCCACGATTACGTCACCAACCGCGCCGGGGTGTTTGACAAGGCCATTGATGCCATCCGAAAAGCCAAAAAACTCGGCTACAACGTCTATCTGAACACAACGGTCTTCCGCGAAACCAGGATCGAGGAAGTCGAGCAGCTTTGCCAACTCGTGGATGAACTCGGCGCGAACGGGATTTTGATTTCTCCGGGCTACGAGTACCAGAGCGTCAAAAACGACATTTTTCTCAACCGCGAACAGACGCACGAAAAATTCCGGGCCATCCGCGCCTTTGCGAAGAAATACAAGATCAACGCCACGCCCAAGTTTCTGGACTTCGCTGCCGGCCTCATTGAGCTTCCCTGCGCGCCGTGGTCCACGGTCAACTACACGCCGAAGGGCTGGAAAGCGCCCTGCTACCTCATCGAGGGCGAAGGCTATTTTCAGGACTTTGAGACCTTCTGGAACACGGTTGACTGGAACTACTGGGAAAGCCGCCAGGACCCGCGCTGTGTCAACTGCAAGATGCACAGCGGCTCGGAACACAGCGCCGTCGAAGAAGCCATGAAAACCCTGCGCGGCAAGCTGCAACTCGCCGCCTGGTCGCTAGGGATGGGCGTATGA
- a CDS encoding aldehyde dehydrogenase family protein, producing MSAPHTAPDTPATADLPTYQMLIDGQLVGAENGRVFHTVSPADGMPLAAVPHASVADAERAVQAARAAFELGTWRNADGSMRAKILNRLADLIEANLDVLAQLEAMDQGKPVGYARAFEIPVVVDTFRHFAGWADKIYGETIPVPASGLDFTLREPVGVCVGFAPNNYPLVLAAFKIAPALAAGNSVVLKPSPATPLTALKLGELCVSAGLPDGVLNIVTEPGHEVAAYLLEHPEVDLVSLTGGTETGKLVSRAAAGTLKRVLLELGGKSPFIICADADMELAVTGALMGTFYNSGQTCTASTRIFVHRAVYEEFLERFAAEADRLVVGPPLDEATNNGPLVTRSQYEKVLGYIELGQAEGARLITGGTHPAGLPEAGNYLRPTIFADAHNRMRIAQEEIFGPVASVIPFEDEDEVIAQANDSVYGLAASVWTRDIKRGLSMMKALRAGQVWINNHNIFFPHAPFGGYKQSGNAREGGAEALRHYTQVKNVYVELGDMLLTPF from the coding sequence ATGTCTGCTCCACACACCGCACCCGATACTCCGGCGACTGCGGACCTGCCGACCTACCAGATGCTCATTGACGGACAGCTCGTTGGGGCTGAAAACGGGCGTGTTTTTCACACGGTTTCGCCGGCCGATGGGATGCCGCTGGCGGCGGTTCCCCATGCTTCAGTCGCCGACGCCGAGCGGGCGGTACAGGCGGCGCGTGCAGCCTTTGAACTGGGCACCTGGCGCAATGCCGACGGCTCGATGCGGGCGAAGATTCTGAACCGGCTGGCTGACCTCATCGAAGCCAATCTCGATGTTCTGGCGCAGCTTGAAGCTATGGATCAGGGCAAGCCGGTTGGCTATGCCCGCGCCTTTGAAATCCCGGTGGTGGTGGACACGTTCCGGCACTTTGCCGGCTGGGCTGACAAAATCTACGGCGAAACCATCCCGGTGCCGGCATCGGGATTGGATTTTACGTTGCGGGAGCCGGTGGGCGTGTGTGTAGGGTTTGCGCCCAACAACTATCCGCTGGTGTTGGCGGCGTTCAAAATCGCTCCGGCACTGGCGGCTGGCAACAGTGTGGTGCTTAAGCCATCGCCGGCAACGCCGCTCACGGCGCTGAAACTGGGCGAGTTGTGTGTGTCCGCCGGACTGCCCGATGGGGTGCTCAATATCGTCACCGAACCGGGGCATGAAGTGGCGGCTTACCTGCTTGAACATCCTGAAGTGGATTTGGTGTCGCTGACCGGTGGGACGGAAACCGGCAAGCTGGTGAGCCGGGCCGCGGCCGGGACGCTCAAACGGGTGCTGCTCGAACTTGGCGGCAAGTCGCCGTTCATCATCTGTGCCGACGCCGACATGGAGCTGGCCGTGACGGGCGCGCTGATGGGGACGTTTTACAACTCCGGCCAGACCTGTACGGCGAGCACGCGGATTTTCGTCCACCGCGCTGTGTACGAGGAATTCCTGGAGCGCTTTGCTGCGGAAGCTGACCGGCTCGTAGTGGGTCCACCGCTCGATGAGGCGACCAACAACGGCCCACTCGTGACCCGCAGCCAATACGAGAAGGTGCTGGGTTACATCGAATTGGGGCAGGCAGAAGGCGCACGGCTCATCACGGGCGGCACGCATCCGGCCGGGCTGCCGGAAGCCGGCAACTATCTGCGCCCCACCATCTTTGCCGACGCGCACAATCGCATGCGCATTGCGCAGGAGGAAATCTTTGGGCCTGTGGCGTCGGTCATTCCTTTCGAGGATGAAGACGAGGTGATTGCCCAGGCCAACGATTCGGTTTATGGGCTGGCGGCTTCCGTCTGGACGCGCGACATCAAGCGCGGTCTCAGCATGATGAAAGCCCTGCGTGCCGGGCAGGTATGGATCAACAACCACAACATCTTTTTCCCGCACGCGCCCTTTGGGGGCTACAAGCAAAGCGGCAATGCCCGTGAGGGAGGCGCGGAGGCGCTGCGCCACTACACGCAGGTCAAAAATGTCTATGTCGAACTGGGGGATATGTTGCTGACCCCGTTCTAG
- a CDS encoding DUF2237 family protein — protein sequence MSQTKTPRNVLGGPLETCCTSPMTGFYRTGKCETGPDDIGTHVVCARMTAEFLAFTKSRGNDLSTPAPWFRFPGLKPGDQWCLCVSRWKEALEAGVAPPVILEATHEKALEVVSLADLKRHALPEPFSDVDEIALPDDEKTS from the coding sequence ATGTCCCAGACCAAGACACCCCGCAACGTCCTTGGCGGCCCGCTCGAAACCTGCTGCACCTCCCCGATGACCGGCTTTTACCGGACGGGCAAGTGCGAAACCGGCCCCGATGACATCGGTACCCACGTCGTCTGCGCCCGGATGACGGCCGAGTTTCTGGCCTTCACCAAATCGCGGGGCAATGACCTGTCAACCCCCGCCCCGTGGTTCCGCTTTCCCGGACTCAAACCCGGCGACCAGTGGTGCCTCTGTGTTTCCCGCTGGAAGGAAGCCCTTGAAGCCGGTGTCGCGCCGCCGGTCATTCTCGAAGCCACCCACGAAAAGGCGCTCGAAGTGGTCTCCCTTGCCGACCTCAAACGCCACGCCCTGCCGGAGCCGTTCAGCGATGTGGATGAAATCGCTCTGCCGGATGACGAAAAAACCAGTTAG